In one Lolium rigidum isolate FL_2022 chromosome 3, APGP_CSIRO_Lrig_0.1, whole genome shotgun sequence genomic region, the following are encoded:
- the LOC124703182 gene encoding probable receptor-like protein kinase At5g18500 — protein sequence MINVVLPYAVHLVLDDNKMSSNSTLTESLHEKTIVFGLKLWVVIGIAVGASLLGVLLILVICLTIQSWIRRSRRAFKELPMTQIPSAFKDITEVRVPDHFSPNDFVVHDGLLLAIENGPVESTDKHAVQLAQEDNSRHMEEKKVSGSFCHADGCDGIQPVSVGDQPSVHATADSAPLAGLPEFSYLGWGHWFTLRDLDVATDHFSKDNVIGEGGYGVVYRGRLSNGTPVAVKKILNNLGQAEREFRVEVEAIGNVRHKNLVRLLGYCVEGIQRMLVYEFVNNGNLESWLHGELSQYSSLTWLARMKVLLGTAKALAYLHEALEPKVVHRDIKASNILIDDEFNAKISDFGLAKMLGAGKSHIATRVMGTFGYVAPEYANSGLLNEKSDVYSFGVLLLEVITGRDPIDYDRPPSEVNLVDWLKVMVANRRSDEVVDPHLERRPSTKELKRALLTALRCIDLNAEKRPRMDQVVRMLDSSEAIPQEERRQRQNRVSENTETAPLRGKNSINRSDDPEHEERPPRSKSRTFSVK from the exons ATGATAAATGTTGTTTTGCCATATGCTGTTCATCTG GTACTTGATGATAACAAGATGTCATCAAACTCCACGCTAACAGAATCGCTTCATGAGAAAACAATCGTCTTTGGACTTAAACTATGGGTTGTCATCGGGATAGCTGTTGGAGCATCCCTCCTGGGTGTTCTTCTTATCCTTGTTATATGCCTTACCATCCAGAGCTGGATCAGGCGGTCACGTAGGGCATTCAAGGAGCTGCCCATGACCCAGATACCTTCTGCATTTAAAGATATCACAGAAGTAAGGGTGCCTGACCATTTTTCACCCAATGATTTCGTTGTACATGATGGGCTTCTACTCGCCATTGAGAATGGGCCTGTTGAATCAACGGATAAACATGCAGTTCAGTTGGCTCAGGAGGACAATTCGAGGCATATGGAAGAGAAGAAAGTTTCAGGTTCTTTTTGTCATGCTGATGGCTGTGACGGAATTCAACCTGTTTCAGTCGGCGATCAGCCTTCAGTACATGCTACCGCTGATTCTGCGCCACTAGCAGGCTTACCCGAGTTCTCTTACCTTGGTTGGGGCCATTGGTTCACTCTAAGAGATCTAGATGTTGCAACAGACCATTTTTCAAAGGATAACGTAATTGGCGAGGGCGGATATGGTGTTGTGTACCGTGGAAGATTATCAAATGGCACCCCAGTTGCTGTGAAGAAAATCCTTAATAATTT GGGACAAGCCGAGAGGGAATTCAGAGTGGAAGTCGAGGCAATTGGTAATGTACGCCACAAAAATTTGGTCCGGCTTTTGGGGTACTGTGTTGAGGGTATCCAGAG GATGCTTGTGTATGAGTTTGTTAACAATGGGAATCTTGAAAGTTGGCTCCACGGAGAATTGTCCCAGTACAGCTCTCTCACATGGTTAGCTCGCATGAAAGTTCTTTTGGGGACTGCAAAGGC CCTTGCGTACTTACATGAGGCACTTGAACCAAAGGTTGTGCATCGTGACATCAAGGCCAGTAAtatcttgattgatgatgagtttAATGCCAAAATATCTGACTTTGGTTTGGCCAAGATGCTTGGTGCTGGTAAAAGTCATATTGCTACTCGAGTTATGGGTACCTTTGG CTATGTCGCGCCTGAGTATGCTAACAGTGGGCTTTTGAATGAAAAGAGTGATGTTTACAGCTTTGGGGTTCTTTTATTGGAAGTTATTACAGGTAGAGATCCAATTGACTACGACCGCCCCCCAAGTGAG GTAAACCTGGTTGATTGGCTTAAAGTGATGGTTGCCAACAGACGGTCTGACGAAGTGGTTGACCCACACCTTGAGAGAAGACCATCAACAAAGGAGCTCAAACGTGCCCTTTTGACAGCTCTGCGGTGTATTGATCTGAATGCTGAGAAGAGACCGCGGATGGATCAGGTCGTCCGGATGTTGGATTCTAGCGAAGCCATACCCCAAGAG GAACGAAGACAGCGACAGAACCGCGTATCTGAAAATACTGAAACGGCACCATTGAGGGGCAAGAACAGCATCAACAGGAGTGACGACCCTGAGCATGAGGAGAGGCCTCCCCGGTCAAAGAGTCGTACATTTTCGGTCAAGTGA
- the LOC124699179 gene encoding glycine-rich cell wall structural protein-like: MGGGNKEGGTNAETNTRGLGSYYYANAYSSPPVAYPPAYPPPQAAGYGCPPSYYPPQGYGHGHGYPSAGGSYGYPPSSYPHHQGGYHGHGGSLLVAGGAVAAAAYGAHHLSHGHGGGYYHRPAGYHQHHHYGGKFKKHHGHYGGKFKHGKHGRFGGKHGFFHGKLKWK, encoded by the exons ATGGGAGGTGGAAACAAGGAGGGCGGCACTAATGCTGAGACAAACACCAGAGGCCTTGGATCATACTACTACGCAAACGCCTACTCGTCTCCGCCCGTCGCGTATCCTCCTGCATACCCTCCTCCACAAGCTGCTGGATATGGATGCCCTCCTTCTTACTACCCTCCACAAGGATatgggcatggccatggctatccATCAGCAGGAGGATCGTACGGGTATCCGCCCTCCAGCTATCCACACCATCAAGGCGGCTACCATG GTCACGGAGGATCTTTGCTCGTCGCCGGCGGTGCGGTGGCAGCGGCGGCCTATGGCGCGCATCACTTGAGCCATGGCCATGGCGGTGGATACTACCACCGTCCTGCAGGTTATCATCAGCATCACCATTACGGTGGCAAGTTCAAGAAGCACCATGGACACTATGGAGGCAAGTTCAAGCATGGCAAGCACGGCCGCTTCGGAGGGAAGCATGGTTTCTTCCATGGGAAACTCAAGTGGAAGTAA